The sequence CGCGCGTGCACCAGCGCGGCCGCGGGCCCCTCCAGCGGATCCTCCGACAGCGCGACGAAGTCCGCGTCCAGGCCGGGCTTCAGCCTGCCGCGCCGCGCCTCCTCGAAGGACGCCCACGCGGGCCCCACCGTGAAGCCCTCCAGCGCTTCCGCCGCGCTCAGGCGCTCTTCCGGATACCAGCCACCCTCCGGCCAGCCCTTCGCGTCCTGCCGCGTGCGCGCCGCGTAGAGCCCCGCGAGCACGTCCGGGTTCTCGATGGGGAAGTCACTGCCCAGCGCGATGTGCGCGCCCGCGTCCTTCAGCGTGCGCCAGGCGTAGGCGCCCTTGAGCCGCTCGCGCCCCAGCCGCGTCTCCGCCCAGGGCATGTCGCTGGTCGCGTGCGTGGGCTGCACGCTGGCCACCAGCCCCGCCGCGCCCAGCCTCCGGATGTCCTCCAGCCGCAGAATCTGGGCGTGCTCCACGCGGTGGCGCAGGGCCTGCGTGCCCGTGCGCTCCGCGCCCTTGAGGAGCACGTCCACGACCAATGTATTGGCACGGTCTCCAATGGCGTGGATGCACACCTGGAAGCCCTTCGCCATGAAGGCCTGGGCGCGAGCCTCGAGTTCTTCCGGCGCCAGGAGCAGCAGGCCGCGCTGGCCGGGCTCGTCGCTGTAGTCCTCGTGGAGCGCCGCGCCCCGGCTTCCCAGCGCGCCGTCCGCGAGGAACTTCACCGAGCGCATCGCCAGGTGGCGCCCCTGCCACGGGCCCTGCTCCAGATAGGCGTGGCGCTGCTCACCCTGCCCCGCCGCCATCGCGTACACGCGCAGGGGCAGCGTCCCCGCCGCGTCCCACGCCTGCAACGTGCGGAAGGACTGCAGGTCCATGCCTGCGTCGTGCACGCCCGTGAGCCCGACCCGAGCGCACCGCTCCAGGGCGGCTCGCAGCCGCGTCTCCAGTTGCTCGCGCGTGGGCGCGGGGATGGCGGCCTCCACCACGTCCATCGCGTTGTCCACGAGGACGCCGGTGGGCTCGCCCTTCGCGTCCCGGAGGATGCGGCCGCCTTGCGGATCCGGCGTATCCCGCGTGATGCCCGCGCGGCGCAGCGCCTCGCCGTTCACCCAGGCCGCGTGGTGATCCACGCGCGTGAGGAACACCGGCGTCTTGGGGAAGCGCGCATCCAGTTCCGCGCGGCCGGGGAACGCGGCGCCGGGCCACTCGTTCTGGTCCCAGCCCTTTCCGAGCAACCAGTCCCCCTGGAAGCTCGACGCGGGCGCCTTCGCCAGCCGCTGGACCACGTCCTCCACCGAGGGCGCCTTCTCCAGGCGCACCGTGGTCAGGCTCTTGCCCAGACCATGGATGTGCGCGTGCGCGTCCACCAGGCCGGGCACCACCGTGGCCCGGCCCAGGTCCACCTCGCGCGCGCCAGGTCCCGCGGCGGCGCGCACTTCCGCGAGCGTGCCCACCGCGAGCACGCGCCCGTCACGCACCGCCAATGCTTCCGCGCGCGGACGCTCCGCATCGAGCGTCCACACGCGCTGCGCCCTGTAGATCGAGGTCTCCGCCGTCATGGCGCGGAAGACTACCCGCCACCTTCAGGGAAGCCACCGTCCACGCCGGGCGCCTGAATGGGGCCCGCGGGGCCGCCCTGCTCGTTGGGCACGTTCTGGATGGGCTCGCGGGCCGTGTCCGGACCCTGGATGGGCCGCTGGTCCTCCGCCCCAGGAGGCTGGGTGGTCTTGCAGGCCACCGCTCCAACAGCGGACAGGCCCAGAGCAGCGATGATCAGCACGGCACGGCGCATGAAACCTCCTGGGAGAAAATCGAGAGGCCGACACTAGGGAGGTGCGTCGTCCTCCAACAACGCGCATCCCCTGCAACGTCCAAGATTGGATGCACGCGCAGGACACCGGCCCCTTCCTGCCCGCATGCCCTCCAGCCCCCCGGCTTCACGCGCCGGTCATCCCGAGGCGCAGTGCACATCGTTGTCCGAGTGCGTGTGCGCGAGGGGCGCGCACCGGGGGCGACATGCGGGAACACGTCGACAGGAGGCGCTTGCGCCGTCACGTCCTGTGGGGCTGGCTCCTGGCGTTGCTCTTCACGGGCCTCGTCGCTCCGGCGGCTCCCGCGTCGCCTGCCTTCGTCGCGCGATGCGAACTGGAGGGCGTGGTGGATGCCGGGTCGGGTGCCTACCTCGCGGACTGCGTGAAGCGCGCGGAGGACGGTGGGGCCACGGCGCTGCTCGTGCGGTTGGACACGCCGGGCGGCTCGCTGGAGGCCACCCGCGCCGTGGTGCGAGCGTTCCTGGGCTCGCGCGTTCCCGTGCTCGTGTGGGTGGGGCCTTCCGGCGCGCGGGCAGGCAGCGCGGGCGTGTTCATCTCGCTGGCCTCGAACGTCAGCGCCATGGCGCCGGGGACGAACATCGGCGCGGCGCACCCCGTGGGGCTGGGGGGCGAGGACGTGGAAGAGAGCGGCGGCGAGCAGCTTGCCCGGAAGGTGGAGAACGACACCGTCGCCTTCGCGGAGGGCATCGCACGGCAGCGGGGCCGCAATCCGGAGTGGGCCGCGTCCGCCGTGCGCGACAGCGCCAGCGTCCCCGCGGACCGCGCCGTGGAGCTTCGCGTGGTGGAGCTCGTCGCTCCCACCGAGACCGCGTTCCTCGATGCCGTGGATGGCCGCCGCGTGGAGGTGGCCGGGGGTGACACCGTGACGCTCGCCACCCGCGATGCGCACGTGGTGTCCCTGGAGCCGGGGCTGTCACAGCAGGTGGTGCATGCGCTGGCGCAGCCCTCCCTCATCTACCTGCTGTTCCTCACCGCGGCGCTGGGCCTGGTGGTGGAGCTGTCCCATCCGGGCGCGGTGGCGCCGGGGCTCATCGGCTGTGTGGCGCTGGTGCTGGCGTTGATGGCGTCCGCGACGCTGCCGGTGCGCACGGGCGCGCTGGTGTTGATGCTCGTGGGCGTGGGGCTCATCCTCGCGGAGCTGTTCGTCACCAGTGGCCTGCTGGGAGCCTCGGGCACGGGCCTGTTGATACTGGGTGGCGTGTTCCTGGTGGACCGCTTCGAGCCGGGCTGGTTCGTGGAGCCGTCCTTCCGCCTGTCGTGGGGCGTGCTGCTGCCGACGGCGCTCGTGTTCGCGGGGACCGCGGCCTTCATCGCGTACCGCAGCGCCCAGACGCGCAAGCTGCCACAGCGGGGCGGCGACGCGGGGCTCGTCGGCGAGGCGGGCACGGCGCTGGGCCCCGTCACCCCTTCGGGCGGCGAGGTGTTCGTCCACGGCGAGCGCTGGCGCGCCGTCTCCTTCACTCCCATCCGCGAAGGCGCGCAGGTCGTGGTGCGCGCCGTGGAAGGGCTCACCCTCACCGTCGCGGAGTCGATGCCATGAACGAGCTGTTCGGAGCCCTGGGGCTGCTCATCCCCGTGGGGCTGCTGTTCCTCCTCTTCATCTCCGGCGTGCGCATCGTCACCGAGTACCAGAACGGCGTCGTGTTCCGGCTGGGCCGCTACGTGGGCCTCAAGCGCGCGGGCTTCCGCTGGCTCATCCCCTTCATCGAGCGCATGGTGATCATCGACCTGCGCACCGTCGCGCGCGACGTGCCTCCGCAGGACGTCATCACCAAGGACAACGTCAGCGTGAAGGTCAACGCCGTCGTCTACTTCCGCGTCATCCAGGCGGACAAGGCCGTGCTCCAGGTGGAGGACTACCTCTACGCCACCAGCCAGATTGCCCAGACCACGCTGCGCGCCATCCTGGGCCAGGTGGAGCTGGACGAGCTGCTGTCCCAGCGCGAGCGCATCAACCACGAGCTGCAACAGGTGCTCGACGCGCGCACCGACCCGTGGGGCGTGAAGGTGTCCAACGTGGAGGTGAAGCACATCGACCTGCCGCTGGAGATGCAGCGGGCCATCGCGCGGCAGGCCGAGGCCGAGCGCGAGCGCCGCGCGAAGATCATCGCCGCGGAGGGCGAGCACCAGGCCGCGGAGAAGCTGTCCCAGGCCGCGGACGTGCTCAGCCGCAACCCCGCCACGCTCCAGCTGCGCTACCTGCAGACGCTGGTGGAGATCACCGGCGGTGGCAACCACACCATCCTGCCCATCCCCCTGGAGCTGCTGCGCGCGTTCGGCGCCATCCCCGCGCGGCCCTCACGGCCGGAGGAGACGCGCGAGGAGGAGGACGAGGACGCGTCCCACGGCCTGTCCTGAAACGACGAAGGCCCACCCGCGCGATGCACGGATGAGCCTTCGGGGTGAGACGAAGCGACGGCGGGATTACAGCTGGCCGCTGTCCTCGATCTTCACGGGCTGGCGCGTCGCGCCGGACTGGCTGCCCACGGCCTCGATCTTCTTCACCACGTCCATGCCCTCGACGACCTTGCCGAAGACGACGTGCTTGCCGTCCAGCCACGGGGTGGAGACGGTGGTGAGGAAGAACTGCGAGCCGTTGGTGTTGGGGCCGGCGTTCGCCATGGAGAGGAAGCCCGGGGCGGTGTGCTTGTGCTTGAAGTTCTCGTCCGCGAACTTCTCACCGTAGATGGACTCGCCGCCGTAGCCGTTGCCGAGCGTGATGTCGCCGCCCTGGCACATGAACTGCGGGATGACGCGGTGGAACGGCGTGCCCTTGAAGTGCAGCGGCTTGCCACTCTTGCCGGTGCCCTTCTCACCCGTGCACAGGGCGCGGAAGTTCTCGGCGGTCTTGGGAACGTCGTCGGAGAACAGCTCCATCACGATGCGGCCGGCGGGCTGGCCACCAATCGACATGTCGAAGAAGACCTTGGCGTTTGCCATGTTCACGTGCTCCACGGTGAGGGTTGGGCGGGACGTACCAGACCCGCGCGTCTCGGAGGCACCCGCTAGCACCTTCGCGTGCGCTGCGGAACAAATTCAGGGCGCCGGTGGCTCGCCCGGCCGCCCGTCGCGGAAGAGCTCCGCGCCCTCCAGCGTGATGGCCCGGCGGCTCAGCCGCAGCGACGCCAGGGCCAGCACCGCCGTGGACCCCAGGAGCCCCACGCCCAGGGAGAAGGACACCACCGGCAATCCCTCCGGCACCGCGACGCTGCGGCGCAGCAGGTACAAGAGCGACGTCACCACGAAGGACAACAGCGCCGCGTAGGTGAAGCCGATGGCCCGGGCGAGGATGGCGTGGCGGCGGTCCATGATGGCCACCTCCTCGCGAAGCAGCGAGCGGCGCGCGTGGCCCTCCGGCAGCGTGCGCCATTCCCGGACCATGTCCCGCATGCGCGCGGTGATGCGCGAGATCTGATTGTCCAGGCCGGTGGCCAGGATGCCGCACCCGGACACCATCACCGCGGGCGTCACCGCCGTGCCGATGAGCTGGATGGACGAGGGGTCCAGGCCTTCCACGCCGACGTTCATGCCCCCTTCTGTCCCACCGCCCGCCCGGCCGCCACCTCCGGAGTATCCCGACACCCCCACTGACGAATTACCACCGACGTCTTGACACAACGACTGTCACAACCTACTGTCAGGTTCGTGAGCACGCCCAAGACACAGACGGAGTGGAAGCTGACCGCGCTGGCGGAGGAGGTGGGCGTCTCGCCTCGCACGGTCCGCTATTACGTCCAGCGGGGCCTCCTGCCCGCGCCGCCCTTCAAGGGGCCGGACACGGTCTACGGAGAGGAGCACCGGGTGCGGCTCAAGGCCATCCGGGTGCTCCAGGCGAGATTCCTGCCGCTGGACGCCATCCAGGCGGAGCTGTTGCGGCTGTCGCCGGAGGAGCTGCGCCGGCTGGCGGAGACGCCGGTGGGCCCGGGGACGCTGCCGGAGGAGCCGGTCCGGATGCCTCCGAAGCGGCCGGGAAAAGACCCGACGGTGGAGGTGGCGCGTTACCAGCGCTGGCTCCTGGCGCCGGGGTTGGAATTGCACGTGTCGGAGCAGGCGGAAGCGAAGGTCCGGGCGCTGGCGGAGCGGGTGCGCGCCCTCATCGAGGAGTCCCAGGAAGGAACGCCGTCATGAACGAGCAGGCGAAGTGTGGGCTGTTCACGCGTGAGGGGGCCCAGGTGCCCCTGCAGGGAGTTGAGGTCTCCGGTGAGCTGCTCGGGGGGCACGCGCGGGTGCGCGTGGCGCAGCGCTACCGCAACGACGAGAAGACGCCGGTGGAGGCCGTCTACACCTTCCCCCTGCCCTCCGACGCGACGCTCAGCGCCTTCTCCATGACGTGCGCGGGCCGCCGCGTGGCCGGCGTGGTGAAGGAGCGCGAGGCCGCCTTCCGCGCCTACGACGACGCCATCACGGAAGGCCACGGCGCGGCGCTCCTGGACCAGGAGCGCGCCAACGTCTTCACCGCGCAGGTGGGCAACCTGCTGCCGGGTGAGGAGACGCTGGTGGAGGTGGAGTTCCTCCAGACGCTCACCTCCGAGGAGGGCAGCGTGCGCTGGATGCTGCCCACGCTGGTGGCGCCCCGGTACATCCCCGGCCCGGTGCACGGCGACCGCACGGGCCACGGCAGCGCGGCCCCGACGACGCGGGTGCCGGACGCGGACCGCATCTCTCCGCCGCAGGGCCCGGTGGACTACGGCCTGCGCATGGACCTGCTCATCGACGTGGGCCGTGACGTGGTGGTGGAGAGCCCGTCCCACCGGCTCACCGTCACGAAGGAGGGCGCGCGCACGCGGGTGAGCCTCCAGCGCGACTCGCTGTTCAAGAGCCTGGCGGGCGACGAGGTGGAGCTGAACCGGGACGTGGTGCTCACGCTGCGCAACGCCAACCCGGACGTGATGCTCACGCCCGTCGTCACCCACCGCAAGGCGGAAGGGCCGGGCACGTTCGCGCTCACGGTGGTGCCGGACCTGCTGAACCTGGCGGCGGCGCCGCCCCGGCAGGAGGTGGTGTTCGTGGTGGACACGTCCGGCTCCATGGCCGGGGACAGCCTGCCCCAGGCCCAGGCCGCGCTCCGGCTGTGCCTGCGCCACCTGCGCGAGGGGGACCGCTTCAACGTCATCGCGTTCGAGAACTCCTTCCGTTCGTTCTCCGCGCAGACGGTGCCGTTCACCCAGCGCACGCTGGAGCAGGCGGACGCGTGGGTGGCGGGGCTGAAGGCCTACGGCGGCACGGAGCTCTTGGAGCCCATGGTCACCGCGATGAAGGCCGCGCCGGACGGCGTGGTGGTGCTGCTGACGGACGGCCAGGTGGGCAACGAGGAGGAGATCCTCAACGCGGTGCTCGCGGCGCGGGGGACGGGGCGGGTGTTCTCGTTCGGCATCGGAACCAACGTGAGCGATGCGCTGTTGCGCGACCTGGCGCGGCGCACGGACGGCGCGGTGGAGTTCATCCACCCCGGGGAGCGCATCGACGAGAAGGTGGTGGCGCAGTTCTCGCGGGCGCTCGCGCCGCGCGTCACCGACCTGGAGGTGCGCTTCGACGGTGTGGAGGCCAGCGAGCTGGCTCCGGCCACGCTGCCGCCGCTGGTGGACGGCACGCCGTGGACGCTCTTCGGGCGCTATGCGCAGGCGGGCACGGGCAGCGTGACGCTGAAGGGGAAGTCGGGCCGGGAGCCCTTCTCCCTCACGGTGCGGCTGGACCTGCCCGCGCTGTCGGACCGGCCGGTGGTGGAGAAGTTGTGGGCCGCCGAGCGCATCCGGGGCTGGATGGACGCGGGGCTGGTGGGCCGGCGCGCGGAGGCGATGAAGGAGCGCATCGTGCGGCTCGCCGTCGAGCACCAGCTGGCCACGCAGTACACGTCCTTCGTGGTGGTGGAGGAGCGCCAGGGCGACCGTCGCGCGTCGGGCACTCCGGAGACGCGCGTGGTGCCGGTGAACGCGCCCGCGGGCTGGAGCATGTTCAGCGATGCCCCGGGGGACGCGGACGACGAGGCGGAGGGCATGCTCGTGCAGGCTCGCCCTGGAGCGCGGATGCCCATGGAGAAGATGAAGCGGATGGCCTCGAAGCCGGTGTCCGCGGGGGCGCCAGCCCGTTCCCGGGGCGGCGCGGTGCCTCCGCCTCCTCCCGCGAGCATGTCCGTGCCCGCGCCCGCCCCCGCGCTGGCGCCGGAGCCCCCCACCGGCTCTTCCTTCCAGGTGGGGTCCGCACAGGGTGCCGGGGCCATGGGGCCGGGTGCCGCATCCAAGGAGCGCAGGGAGCAGGAGCCCGCGAAGAAGGCGAAGGGCGGTCTCTTCGACCGGCTGATGTCCGCCTCGTCGAAGCTGCTCACGGCCCCCGAGCTGGAGGGGCGGCCCTCCTCCCAGGCCGTGCCGAGCCCGCGGAAGGACAAGGCGGAGGCGTTCTACGAGCAGGAGGAGGCCGTACTGCCGTTCGTCGCGGAGGCGCCCATCGCCGCCGAGGACGTGGGCGTCCTGCTGGGCCAGCAGCTCGCGAACGGGCTGTGGGCCGGCGCGGGTGAAGGGCCGGAGCCGGTGCGCCAGGCCCGCGCCACCGCGCGGGTGCTGCTGGTGCTCCTGCGCGAGGGCATCACCAGCAGCCATCCGCTGCACGGCGCGCAGGTGAAGAAGGCCGTGGACGCGCTGCTCGCGCTGGCCGCGCAGCTCACCCAGGCGCCGGACGTGGCGGAGCTGGCGCTGGGCGTCGCGTGGCTGGTGGCGGCGGGACCGCGCACCCGGGGCCGCATCGAGCAGGCCGCGAAGCCCCTCCCCGGCCTGGACGGGCGGCTGGGGGACTCGGCCGCGCTCCGGCAGCACATGGAGACGCTGCTGGCGACCCGGTAGGCCGCCGCATGGCGTCACCCGGGCCCCGTGCCTCCTTTCGGGGAGGACCGGGGTCCCGGGTCTCCCGTCTTTTCACGGGGGTCGACTAGGGTTGCGCCCGCATGCTCCTCGCGCCCTTCGTCCTGGCTGTTCTCATTGCCGCACAGCCCGGTCCCGCCCCTGGCTCCGCTCCCCCCACGCCTCCGGATGTCGTATCCGCGCCGCCGCTGGTGGCGAGTGACGAGGCCTGCGCCGCCGAGTCCGACTACGCGGCGGGCTTCGACGCGCTGGTGCGTGGCGAGGACGCGCGGGCGCTGGAGTCGCTGGAGCGGGTGCTGCTGGTGTGTCCCCGCCATCCGTACGCGCCGGAGCTGGCGCGGCTGGCGCGGACGCGGCTGGAGCCCGGCGCTCGGCTGGCGCAGGACACGCTGGCGCGGCCGGTGGAGTCTTCCGTGGAGGTCCCGTCGAAGGGAGCTCGGGCGTCGCTGACCATCGTGCAGACGCTGCACGGCATCACGCAGGGCATCCTGCTGTGTGAAATCTCCAACTGCCAGGACACGCGCGCGTACGTGGCGGTGTCGCTGCTGGGCGGCGGCGCGGGGGCGGCCCTCTCCCTGCTCGCCACGCGGAGCGGGCTGACGCAGGGGCAGGCGGCGGCCATCAACTCCGGCACGGTGTGGGGCTTCGGGTATGGCCTCGCGTCCATTGGCTCGCTCGACCTGGACGGCGATGCGTCCACCGGGGCGGTGATGGCGGGGGCGCTGGGCTTCACGGGGCTGGGCATCCTGGTGGCGGAGCTGGCGCGGCCCACCGCCGGTCAGGTGTCGCTGGCGAACTCCGGCGGCCTGTGGTCGGGCGTGGTGGCGGGGCTCATCCTGGGCACGCAGGACAACGGCGACACGCGCGCGTTCTTCGGCATCGAGCAGGGCGTGGTGGGCGCGGGGCTGATCACCTTCGCGCTGGTGTCGCGCAACCTGGACATCTCCCGGGGCCGGGTGCTGCTCATCGACGCGGGCGGCCTGCTGGGCGGGCTGGTGGGGCTGAGCGCTCTGTTCCTCGCGTTCGACGACGACCACGGGGACGCCCTGCTGGTGGGCACCGCCGTGGGCGTGGTGGCCGGCCTGGGGACCGCGACCGTCCTCACGCGCGACTTCGACGGGCCCGATGATGCCCCGGCCGTCTCCGTCGTCCCGGCGACGATGGGACGCCACGGCGGCATGGGCCTGGCGGTGCTGGGCCAGTTCTAGCCTTAAGCTGCCCGCATCGTTCCGCCGTCCCGGAGCCGCCCATGCCCGTCGAGTCCCAGGCCCTGACCCTCTTGCGTGACGAGCACGCGCTGCGTGTGCGGCAGGTGAAGGAGTGGGGCGAAATCCTCACCGGCTTCGAGGGCCGCAACCGCTACGAGGTGGTGGGCAACGACGGAGGCCCGCTCTTCTTCGCGGGCGAGGTGGGCAGCGGCGTGGGGCTGTTCCTCCTGCGCAGCTTCCTCAAGGCGAAGCGGCCCTTCACCATGGAGCTCAAGTCCGCGAGCGGGCAGACGCTGCTGCGGCTGCGCCGCCCGTGGCGCTTCTGGCTGTCACGGATGGAGGTGGAGGACGGCGAAGGGCGGCACCTGGGCGCCATCCAGCAGCGCTTTCGCTTCTTCACCCGCGCCTACGAAGTGTTGGGGCCCCGCGACGAGGAGCTGGCCCTGCTGAGCGGGCCGTTCTTCCGGCCGTGGACGTTCAACGTGGAGCAGCAGGGCCGCGAGGTGGGCACCATCGCGAAGCGGTGGAGCGGATTCGGCAAGGAGATGTTCACGGACGCCGACAACTTCGGCGTCCGGTTCGACGGCCTGCACGACCCGCACGTGCGGACGTTGGTGCTGGCCGCGACGTTCCTCATCGACTTCGTGCACTTCGAGAACCGTCGCGGCAGTGAGTGACGGCTAGGAGTGCCGGCGCAGCGTGGGCACGCGCGGCTGGCCCTGTTCGTCACGCGGGAGTCCGTCGAACGCCGGCTCCCCGGACGGCGTACCGGGGCGCCAGCGCTGGACCTCGCGCACCATGAAGAAGGCCGCGGCGGACAGCACGCCCAGGTCGTCCAGCCAGCCGACCACCGGGATGAAGTCCGGGATCGCGTCCACGGGCGACACGAAGTACAGGACGGCCAGCAGCCCGGCCAGCTTGCGCCACGTCGCGACCTTGGGGTCACGGACGTAGTGGAAGAAGCGGGTTCCCATTCCTCGAAGGCCTGCGATGTTCATACCGCTCCTTACGCATGGGGGACGCGGGTGATTGCATCATCCGTGCCCGGTGCTCGCACGCCTGGTGCCCTAGCGGGCCGGTCCGGATGTCTCCTCCAGCACGTCCGCGCGGCCCGCGACCTCCAGGCGGGCGCGGCCGCCCTCGCGAAACGGGGCGGAGGGGGCGGTGCGCACCACCAGCGCCATGCCCGCGCAGGACACGGTGAGGTCCACGTGCGCGCCACGGAAGGCGCGCTCCAGCACCTCCGCGCGCAGCGCTCCGCCCACCGCGACGCCATCCGTGTCGGGCACGAGCCGCAGCGCCTCCGGGCGCAGGGAGAGCATCACCTCGCCGCGCGCATCGGAGTTCAACGGCAGGTTGCCCAGGGCCGTGCGCGCGACGCGGCCGAAGGCGGAGCCGGGCAGCAGGTTGGTGCCGCCCAGGAAGTACGCGGCGAAGGCGCTGCGCGGTGATTCGTAGACGGACTCGGGCGTGCCCTGCTGTTCCACCGTGCCGGCGCGCAGCAGCACCAGCCGGTCCGCGAAGGCCAGCGCGTCCGCCACGTCGTGCGTGGCGAAGAGCACGGCGCTGCCTCGCGCCTTGAGCACCCGGCGCAGCTCCCCGAGGATGGTCGCGCGCAGGCCCGCGTCGATTCCGGCGAAGGGCTCATCCAGCACCAGCAGCTTCGTGCCGGAGGCCAGCGCGCGGGCCAGCAGCACGCGCTGCCGCTGTCCCCGGGAGAGCGTGCCGCAGGTGCGTGACTCCAGGTCTTCCAGCTGGAACAGCGCCAGCAGGCCGCGTGCGTGCGCCAGGCCTTCGCCCTTGGGCTGCACGCTCAGCACCACGTCGCGCACGGTGAGGCCGGACTCGAGCTCGGCGTCGTGGAGGACGCGGCGCAGGGGGCGCTGCTCCGGGGGCACGAACGTGTCCGGTCCGGCGACGACGCGGCCATCCAGGGTGATGGTGCCGGACGTCGGCTGCTCCAGGCCCGCCACCAGCCGCAAGAGCGCGGTCTTCCCGGAGCCGGAGGTGCCCATCAGCGCCACCGCGTCCCCTGGCTCCAGCGCCAGCGACACGTCCCGCACCGCCGGGGCGGCAGCGCCGAGGAACTTCAGGGTGAGGGCATCGAGCGAGAGGAAGGCCATGACGCAGGCACACTACGGTGCGGCACCGGCCGGGCCAAGCACCGGCGCCCGTGGCTGGGCACTGCCGGACGCCCGGCGGACGCAGCCTCACCGGTCCCGCGCAGGCAGCGGAAATCGCGGGGAGCCGCTGCCCGCGCCTGAACGGACGCGTTACGAACAGCTGCTCTCCCAGCCGGGACAGCCACACAAGCACAGCTCATGGCGTGCCCAGCACGCCTGCTCTTCGGCGA comes from Corallococcus macrosporus and encodes:
- a CDS encoding slipin family protein — its product is MNELFGALGLLIPVGLLFLLFISGVRIVTEYQNGVVFRLGRYVGLKRAGFRWLIPFIERMVIIDLRTVARDVPPQDVITKDNVSVKVNAVVYFRVIQADKAVLQVEDYLYATSQIAQTTLRAILGQVELDELLSQRERINHELQQVLDARTDPWGVKVSNVEVKHIDLPLEMQRAIARQAEAERERRAKIIAAEGEHQAAEKLSQAADVLSRNPATLQLRYLQTLVEITGGGNHTILPIPLELLRAFGAIPARPSRPEETREEEDEDASHGLS
- a CDS encoding phospholipid scramblase-related protein, whose amino-acid sequence is MPVESQALTLLRDEHALRVRQVKEWGEILTGFEGRNRYEVVGNDGGPLFFAGEVGSGVGLFLLRSFLKAKRPFTMELKSASGQTLLRLRRPWRFWLSRMEVEDGEGRHLGAIQQRFRFFTRAYEVLGPRDEELALLSGPFFRPWTFNVEQQGREVGTIAKRWSGFGKEMFTDADNFGVRFDGLHDPHVRTLVLAATFLIDFVHFENRRGSE
- a CDS encoding YkvA family protein; this encodes MGTRFFHYVRDPKVATWRKLAGLLAVLYFVSPVDAIPDFIPVVGWLDDLGVLSAAAFFMVREVQRWRPGTPSGEPAFDGLPRDEQGQPRVPTLRRHS
- a CDS encoding peptidylprolyl isomerase; translated protein: MANAKVFFDMSIGGQPAGRIVMELFSDDVPKTAENFRALCTGEKGTGKSGKPLHFKGTPFHRVIPQFMCQGGDITLGNGYGGESIYGEKFADENFKHKHTAPGFLSMANAGPNTNGSQFFLTTVSTPWLDGKHVVFGKVVEGMDVVKKIEAVGSQSGATRQPVKIEDSGQL
- a CDS encoding DUF2721 domain-containing protein, giving the protein MNVGVEGLDPSSIQLIGTAVTPAVMVSGCGILATGLDNQISRITARMRDMVREWRTLPEGHARRSLLREEVAIMDRRHAILARAIGFTYAALLSFVVTSLLYLLRRSVAVPEGLPVVSFSLGVGLLGSTAVLALASLRLSRRAITLEGAELFRDGRPGEPPAP
- a CDS encoding MerR family transcriptional regulator, whose amino-acid sequence is MSTPKTQTEWKLTALAEEVGVSPRTVRYYVQRGLLPAPPFKGPDTVYGEEHRVRLKAIRVLQARFLPLDAIQAELLRLSPEELRRLAETPVGPGTLPEEPVRMPPKRPGKDPTVEVARYQRWLLAPGLELHVSEQAEAKVRALAERVRALIEESQEGTPS
- a CDS encoding amidohydrolase, with protein sequence MTAETSIYRAQRVWTLDAERPRAEALAVRDGRVLAVGTLAEVRAAAGPGAREVDLGRATVVPGLVDAHAHIHGLGKSLTTVRLEKAPSVEDVVQRLAKAPASSFQGDWLLGKGWDQNEWPGAAFPGRAELDARFPKTPVFLTRVDHHAAWVNGEALRRAGITRDTPDPQGGRILRDAKGEPTGVLVDNAMDVVEAAIPAPTREQLETRLRAALERCARVGLTGVHDAGMDLQSFRTLQAWDAAGTLPLRVYAMAAGQGEQRHAYLEQGPWQGRHLAMRSVKFLADGALGSRGAALHEDYSDEPGQRGLLLLAPEELEARAQAFMAKGFQVCIHAIGDRANTLVVDVLLKGAERTGTQALRHRVEHAQILRLEDIRRLGAAGLVASVQPTHATSDMPWAETRLGRERLKGAYAWRTLKDAGAHIALGSDFPIENPDVLAGLYAARTRQDAKGWPEGGWYPEERLSAAEALEGFTVGPAWASFEEARRGRLKPGLDADFVALSEDPLEGPAAALVHARVLATVVAGAEVFRAAE
- a CDS encoding NfeD family protein, which codes for MREHVDRRRLRRHVLWGWLLALLFTGLVAPAAPASPAFVARCELEGVVDAGSGAYLADCVKRAEDGGATALLVRLDTPGGSLEATRAVVRAFLGSRVPVLVWVGPSGARAGSAGVFISLASNVSAMAPGTNIGAAHPVGLGGEDVEESGGEQLARKVENDTVAFAEGIARQRGRNPEWAASAVRDSASVPADRAVELRVVELVAPTETAFLDAVDGRRVEVAGGDTVTLATRDAHVVSLEPGLSQQVVHALAQPSLIYLLFLTAALGLVVELSHPGAVAPGLIGCVALVLALMASATLPVRTGALVLMLVGVGLILAELFVTSGLLGASGTGLLILGGVFLVDRFEPGWFVEPSFRLSWGVLLPTALVFAGTAAFIAYRSAQTRKLPQRGGDAGLVGEAGTALGPVTPSGGEVFVHGERWRAVSFTPIREGAQVVVRAVEGLTLTVAESMP
- a CDS encoding VIT domain-containing protein yields the protein MNEQAKCGLFTREGAQVPLQGVEVSGELLGGHARVRVAQRYRNDEKTPVEAVYTFPLPSDATLSAFSMTCAGRRVAGVVKEREAAFRAYDDAITEGHGAALLDQERANVFTAQVGNLLPGEETLVEVEFLQTLTSEEGSVRWMLPTLVAPRYIPGPVHGDRTGHGSAAPTTRVPDADRISPPQGPVDYGLRMDLLIDVGRDVVVESPSHRLTVTKEGARTRVSLQRDSLFKSLAGDEVELNRDVVLTLRNANPDVMLTPVVTHRKAEGPGTFALTVVPDLLNLAAAPPRQEVVFVVDTSGSMAGDSLPQAQAALRLCLRHLREGDRFNVIAFENSFRSFSAQTVPFTQRTLEQADAWVAGLKAYGGTELLEPMVTAMKAAPDGVVVLLTDGQVGNEEEILNAVLAARGTGRVFSFGIGTNVSDALLRDLARRTDGAVEFIHPGERIDEKVVAQFSRALAPRVTDLEVRFDGVEASELAPATLPPLVDGTPWTLFGRYAQAGTGSVTLKGKSGREPFSLTVRLDLPALSDRPVVEKLWAAERIRGWMDAGLVGRRAEAMKERIVRLAVEHQLATQYTSFVVVEERQGDRRASGTPETRVVPVNAPAGWSMFSDAPGDADDEAEGMLVQARPGARMPMEKMKRMASKPVSAGAPARSRGGAVPPPPPASMSVPAPAPALAPEPPTGSSFQVGSAQGAGAMGPGAASKERREQEPAKKAKGGLFDRLMSASSKLLTAPELEGRPSSQAVPSPRKDKAEAFYEQEEAVLPFVAEAPIAAEDVGVLLGQQLANGLWAGAGEGPEPVRQARATARVLLVLLREGITSSHPLHGAQVKKAVDALLALAAQLTQAPDVAELALGVAWLVAAGPRTRGRIEQAAKPLPGLDGRLGDSAALRQHMETLLATR